The following are encoded in a window of Streptococcus pasteurianus genomic DNA:
- the pheT gene encoding phenylalanine--tRNA ligase subunit beta, with protein MLVSYKWLKELVDVDVTTYELSEKMSTTGIEVEGVSTPSEGLTKLVVGHVVSCEDVPETHLHLCQVDTGDEELRQIVCGAPNVTAGINVIVAVPGARIADNYKIKKGKIRGMESLGMICSLQELGLPDSIIPREFSDGIQILPEDAKPGDSIFPYLDLDDEIVELSITPNRADALSMRGVAHEVAAIYGKEVHFPEKELKEVSKAAKDVINVAIESDKVLTYKARVVENVTVKPSPQWLQNLLMNAGIRPINNVVDVTNYVLLYFGQPMHAFDLNKFEDNKIVARNARAGEKLVTLDGEERELIAEDLVITVADKPVALAGVMGGQATEIDDNSKNVVLEAAVFDGTSIRKTSGRLNLRSESSSRFEKGINYATVAEALDFAAAMLTELADGDVLAGSVEAGSVPTEAVEVSTTLDYVNVRLGTELTYADIEDVFAKLGFGLSGKADEFTVSVPRRRWDIAIQADLVEEIARIYGYDNLPTTLPEAAGTAGELTATQKLRRKMRSIAEGAGLTEIVSYALTTPEKATEFTLQPSNLTELMWPMSVERSVLRQNVISGMLDTVAYNVARKNSNVAIYEIGKVFEQKGNPKEELPNEVNTFAFAISGLVAEKDFQTKATPVDFFYAKGIVEAIFAKLDLTVDYVAEKGLASMHPGRTASIYLDGQLVGFVGQVHPQTAKNYNVPETYVAELNLDIIEAAFHADKAFVEITKFPAVSRDIALLLPAATTHKEILAAIESAKVKRLTDIKLFDVYAGANIAEGMKSMAYSLTFQNPNDNLTDEEVAKYMDKITKFLVDQLGAEVR; from the coding sequence ATGTTAGTAAGTTATAAATGGTTAAAAGAGCTTGTTGATGTTGATGTAACAACATATGAGCTTTCTGAAAAAATGTCAACAACAGGGATTGAAGTCGAAGGTGTTTCAACACCGTCTGAAGGCTTGACAAAACTAGTTGTTGGTCACGTTGTATCTTGTGAAGATGTTCCAGAAACACATTTGCACCTTTGCCAAGTGGATACTGGTGATGAAGAGTTGCGTCAAATTGTCTGCGGTGCTCCAAATGTGACTGCTGGTATCAACGTTATCGTGGCTGTTCCAGGTGCACGTATTGCTGATAACTACAAAATCAAAAAAGGTAAAATCCGTGGCATGGAATCACTTGGGATGATTTGCTCACTCCAAGAACTTGGTTTGCCAGATTCTATCATTCCAAGAGAATTTTCAGACGGTATTCAAATTTTGCCAGAAGATGCTAAGCCAGGTGATAGCATTTTCCCATATCTTGATTTAGACGATGAAATTGTTGAATTGTCAATCACGCCAAATCGTGCGGATGCTCTTTCTATGCGTGGTGTTGCTCACGAAGTGGCTGCCATTTATGGTAAAGAAGTTCATTTCCCAGAAAAAGAACTTAAAGAAGTTTCTAAAGCAGCAAAAGATGTTATCAACGTTGCTATTGAATCTGATAAAGTCTTGACTTACAAAGCGCGCGTGGTTGAAAATGTGACTGTTAAACCAAGTCCACAATGGTTGCAAAACCTTTTGATGAACGCTGGTATCCGTCCAATCAATAACGTTGTTGATGTGACAAACTATGTCTTGTTGTACTTTGGTCAACCAATGCATGCCTTTGATTTGAACAAATTTGAAGATAACAAAATCGTTGCCCGCAATGCGCGTGCTGGTGAGAAATTGGTTACTCTTGACGGCGAAGAACGTGAATTGATTGCTGAAGACCTTGTTATCACAGTTGCTGATAAACCAGTTGCACTTGCAGGTGTTATGGGTGGTCAAGCTACTGAAATTGATGACAATTCTAAAAACGTTGTACTTGAAGCGGCAGTCTTTGACGGAACATCAATTCGTAAAACAAGCGGTCGTTTGAACCTTCGTTCTGAAAGTTCATCACGTTTTGAAAAAGGTATCAACTATGCAACTGTTGCTGAAGCTCTTGATTTTGCAGCTGCAATGCTTACAGAATTAGCTGACGGTGATGTTCTTGCTGGTAGTGTTGAAGCTGGTTCAGTTCCAACTGAAGCTGTTGAAGTATCAACAACACTTGATTATGTTAACGTTCGTTTGGGAACAGAATTGACTTACGCTGACATTGAAGATGTCTTTGCCAAACTTGGCTTTGGTTTGTCAGGAAAAGCAGATGAATTTACAGTTTCTGTGCCACGTCGTCGTTGGGATATTGCTATCCAAGCTGATTTGGTTGAAGAAATCGCACGTATTTATGGTTATGATAACCTCCCAACTACACTTCCAGAAGCTGCAGGTACAGCAGGTGAATTGACAGCAACACAAAAATTACGTCGTAAAATGCGTTCAATCGCTGAGGGTGCTGGTTTGACTGAAATCGTCTCATACGCTTTGACAACACCTGAAAAAGCAACTGAATTTACATTGCAACCAAGCAACTTGACAGAATTGATGTGGCCAATGTCGGTAGAACGCTCAGTTCTTCGCCAAAATGTTATTTCTGGTATGCTTGATACTGTGGCTTACAACGTTGCTCGTAAAAATAGCAACGTGGCAATCTACGAAATCGGTAAAGTTTTTGAACAAAAAGGTAATCCAAAAGAAGAATTGCCAAACGAAGTCAACACATTTGCCTTTGCGATTTCTGGATTGGTTGCTGAAAAAGATTTCCAAACAAAAGCAACGCCAGTTGATTTCTTCTATGCGAAAGGTATCGTTGAAGCTATCTTTGCCAAACTTGATTTGACAGTTGATTATGTAGCTGAAAAAGGTCTTGCTAGCATGCACCCAGGTCGTACAGCAAGTATTTACTTGGACGGTCAATTAGTTGGTTTTGTTGGACAAGTTCACCCACAAACTGCTAAAAACTACAACGTTCCAGAAACTTACGTGGCTGAATTGAATTTGGATATCATTGAAGCAGCGTTTCACGCTGACAAAGCGTTTGTTGAAATCACTAAATTCCCTGCTGTTTCTCGTGACATTGCTTTGCTATTACCGGCAGCAACAACTCATAAAGAAATCCTAGCAGCGATTGAATCAGCTAAAGTGAAACGTTTGACTGACATCAAACTCTTTGATGTTTATGCTGGAGCAAATATCGCTGAAGGCATGAAATCAATGGCTTACAGCCTCACATTCCAAAATCCAAATGACAACTTAACTGACGAAGAAGTTGCTAAATACATGGATAAAATCACTAAATTCCTTGTTGACCAACTCGGCGCAGAAGTTCGTTAA
- the rexB gene encoding ATP-dependent nuclease subunit B — MKLLYTDIQYDMTEILVGEAVAQAEAGKRVFYIAPNSLSFEKERAVLELLRDEASFAITVTRFAQMARYFVLNEAQVKESIDDNGLAMIFYRALSHFSDTDLKVFGRLKQDTNFIKQLVDLYKELKTANMTVLNLAELHSAEKQEDLVKIFLAVNDILLANQYDNQSKIAYFAKQVEAGHLDATLENVSLVIDGFTRFSAEEEYLVSLLEEKCAQVIIGTYSSQKAYRAAFSTGNIYQASLDFLRGLAAKFHAQPQYVESSQKSHEAFSKLSKLFEAKHDFTSSDVTLTADDKKHYAIWDVINQKEEVEHVAKAIRHKLYQGYRYKDILVLLGDVDSYRLQIGKIFDKYDIPYYFGKAESMSDHPLVHFIDSLERVKRYRFRTEDVVNLLKTGLYGNFKQEDLDLFEQYLIYADIKGQSKFAKEFTIVYKGKKHLAFVNRMREQIMTPLLALFKAQKQRGSSLLEKLMTFLHAIHLPDNLEGMVATFSENEQEKHEQVWRTFTGILTQFQTIFGQEKLSLDDCLSLIRSGMLAAQYRVVPATVDVVSVKSYDLVEPHTNKFVFALGMTQAHFPKIAQNSSLISDEERAQINESTDDNQRFDIVSRENIKKNHFAALSLFNSATEELVLSLPQIANEAEDTESSYLTELASFGVPVLAKGRNRLSTDAEDIGNYKALLSRVIEVNRLAIEEERELSKEEQTFWSVAVRYLRKKLAAEGIELPLIKDNMQTKTVSADVIEARFPSDEPILLSSSAVTTFYNNQYKYFLQYVLGLQEVETIHPDARNHGTYLHRVFELVMKDDSNHSFDSKLDKAIQTTNLEDDFKFVYEEDEESRYSLTVLEDIARSTATILRDDAQIQVESEEETFELMIANSVRIRGIIDRVDRLSDGSLGIVDYKSSRNTFDIQKFYNGLSPQLVTYVQALRDKKGLSESEHIFGAMYLHMQEPKVDLSSVATTEKILENLAKELTYRGLFLEDEKAYLANGRYHLNDSLYSQEELEILLAYNQNLYLKAAEQIKKGHFLINPYSEDGKSVQGDQLKAITRFEADRHMPYARKWYKLPRKDRRQGFLSLMQEEEETDDL; from the coding sequence ATGAAATTACTATACACAGATATTCAGTATGATATGACTGAAATTTTAGTTGGAGAGGCAGTAGCTCAGGCAGAAGCTGGTAAGCGTGTTTTTTACATTGCTCCCAACTCTTTATCTTTTGAAAAAGAAAGAGCAGTTTTGGAGTTGTTACGAGACGAAGCTTCTTTTGCGATTACGGTAACACGTTTTGCTCAAATGGCTCGTTATTTTGTGTTAAATGAAGCGCAGGTCAAGGAAAGCATTGATGACAATGGCTTGGCTATGATTTTTTACCGTGCTTTGTCACATTTTTCAGATACAGATTTGAAAGTTTTTGGGCGTTTGAAGCAGGATACGAATTTTATCAAGCAGTTGGTTGATTTATACAAAGAATTAAAAACGGCTAACATGACTGTGCTTAATTTGGCAGAATTGCATTCAGCGGAGAAGCAGGAAGATTTGGTGAAAATCTTTTTAGCGGTTAATGATATTTTGCTTGCCAATCAGTATGATAATCAGAGCAAGATTGCTTATTTTGCAAAGCAGGTTGAGGCAGGACATTTGGATGCTACGCTTGAAAATGTGAGCCTTGTCATTGACGGTTTTACACGCTTTTCAGCAGAAGAAGAGTATCTAGTAAGCTTGCTTGAAGAAAAATGTGCGCAAGTGATTATCGGAACTTACAGTAGTCAAAAGGCGTATAGAGCGGCATTTTCGACGGGAAATATTTACCAAGCGAGTTTAGATTTCTTGCGTGGTTTAGCGGCTAAATTCCATGCGCAACCGCAGTATGTTGAAAGTTCTCAGAAATCTCACGAGGCTTTTTCAAAATTATCAAAATTATTTGAAGCAAAGCACGACTTTACGAGTTCAGATGTGACGCTGACGGCTGATGATAAAAAACATTACGCTATTTGGGATGTCATTAATCAGAAAGAAGAGGTCGAGCATGTGGCAAAAGCTATTCGTCATAAGCTTTATCAAGGGTATCGTTACAAGGATATTTTAGTGCTCTTAGGTGATGTGGACAGCTATCGTTTGCAAATTGGCAAGATTTTTGACAAATATGACATTCCTTATTATTTCGGAAAAGCGGAGTCAATGAGTGACCACCCTTTGGTGCATTTTATTGATTCGTTGGAGCGTGTGAAGCGTTATCGTTTTCGTACCGAAGATGTTGTTAATCTGTTAAAAACAGGGCTTTATGGAAATTTCAAGCAAGAAGATTTAGACCTTTTTGAGCAATATTTGATTTATGCTGATATTAAGGGACAAAGCAAATTTGCCAAGGAATTCACGATTGTTTATAAAGGAAAAAAACATTTAGCCTTTGTTAATCGCATGCGCGAGCAAATCATGACGCCTTTACTTGCTTTATTTAAGGCGCAAAAGCAACGTGGCTCTAGTTTGCTTGAGAAATTAATGACATTTTTACACGCCATTCATTTGCCTGATAATCTAGAAGGCATGGTAGCGACTTTTTCAGAAAATGAACAAGAAAAGCATGAGCAAGTTTGGCGGACATTTACAGGTATTTTAACGCAATTTCAAACGATTTTTGGGCAAGAAAAGTTATCGCTGGATGACTGTTTGTCCTTGATTCGCAGCGGAATGTTAGCTGCGCAGTACCGTGTAGTGCCTGCAACGGTTGATGTTGTTTCGGTCAAATCTTATGATTTGGTGGAACCGCACACCAATAAATTTGTCTTTGCTTTGGGCATGACGCAGGCACATTTTCCAAAAATTGCGCAAAATAGTAGTCTGATTTCAGATGAAGAACGTGCCCAAATCAACGAATCAACTGATGATAATCAACGTTTTGATATTGTTAGTCGCGAAAATATCAAGAAAAATCATTTTGCTGCCCTATCGTTATTTAACTCGGCGACAGAAGAATTGGTGCTTAGTCTGCCACAAATTGCCAACGAAGCCGAAGATACGGAATCTTCTTACTTAACCGAATTAGCTAGCTTTGGTGTGCCAGTTCTTGCTAAAGGTCGTAATCGTTTGTCAACGGATGCCGAGGACATTGGTAATTATAAGGCCTTATTGTCTCGTGTGATTGAAGTCAATCGTTTGGCGATTGAAGAAGAGCGTGAACTTAGCAAGGAAGAGCAAACTTTCTGGTCAGTTGCTGTTCGTTATCTTCGAAAAAAATTGGCAGCAGAAGGCATTGAATTGCCGCTGATTAAGGATAATATGCAAACTAAGACGGTCTCTGCCGACGTGATTGAGGCACGTTTTCCAAGTGATGAGCCGATTTTGTTATCATCATCTGCAGTCACTACCTTCTACAATAATCAGTATAAATATTTCTTGCAATATGTTCTTGGCTTGCAAGAGGTTGAGACGATTCACCCAGATGCCAGAAATCATGGTACCTACCTGCATCGTGTTTTTGAATTGGTCATGAAAGATGATTCAAACCATTCTTTTGATAGCAAACTTGATAAAGCTATTCAAACAACGAATTTGGAAGACGATTTCAAATTTGTTTACGAAGAAGATGAAGAAAGTCGTTATTCTTTGACTGTCTTGGAAGATATTGCTAGAAGTACAGCAACGATTTTACGTGATGATGCTCAGATTCAAGTTGAAAGTGAAGAAGAAACGTTTGAATTAATGATTGCAAATAGTGTTCGTATCAGAGGAATTATTGACCGTGTTGACCGCTTATCAGACGGCAGTCTTGGCATTGTGGATTACAAATCAAGTCGCAATACTTTTGATATTCAGAAATTCTACAATGGTTTAAGTCCGCAATTGGTGACTTATGTGCAAGCTTTGCGTGATAAAAAAGGCTTGAGCGAGTCAGAGCATATTTTTGGTGCTATGTATTTGCATATGCAAGAGCCAAAAGTTGATTTGTCATCGGTGGCTACAACAGAGAAAATTTTAGAAAATTTGGCTAAAGAGTTGACTTATCGTGGTCTATTCTTGGAAGATGAAAAAGCGTATTTAGCCAATGGTCGCTATCATCTGAATGATTCGCTTTACAGTCAAGAAGAACTTGAGATTTTGCTAGCTTATAATCAAAACTTATATCTGAAAGCAGCAGAGCAGATTAAGAAAGGGCATTTCTTGATTAATCCTTATAGTGAGGACGGTAAGTCAGTTCAAGGAGACCAATTGAAGGCAATCACACGATTTGAGGCTGACCGCCATATGCCTTATGCTCGCAAATGGTATAAATTACCAAGAAAAGATAGACGTCAAGGCTTTTTGAGCCTAATGCAAGAAGAGGAGGAAACAGATGATCTTTAA